One window from the genome of Erwinia sorbitola encodes:
- the lysC gene encoding Rz1-like lysis system protein LysC (LysC is an Rz1-like component of a phage lytic system, substantially overlapping although not fully embedded in the gene for the Rz-like LysB component.) — MKYYNTGVMLLCLTGLSACSSTRPSPPPEIIWSGCPAVSSCSIPANQAQTQGDLLTVIHQLEQALLTCGLQVETIKQCQQQHYLKAGSVRQGVTDGL; from the coding sequence ATGAAGTATTACAACACTGGAGTGATGCTGCTTTGCCTGACGGGATTATCCGCTTGCAGCAGCACCCGTCCTTCGCCACCCCCGGAGATTATCTGGAGTGGATGTCCCGCCGTCAGCAGCTGTTCGATCCCGGCAAATCAGGCGCAGACCCAGGGTGATCTGCTGACCGTTATCCACCAGCTGGAACAGGCGCTGCTGACGTGTGGCCTGCAAGTTGAAACCATTAAACAGTGCCAGCAACAGCATTACCTCAAAGCCGGTTCAGTGCGGCAAGGCGTGACAGACGGGTTATAG
- a CDS encoding dipeptidase: MTNSSSITPIFDGHNDLLLHLWLHHADNPAEAFLHQRLSGHLDLNRMRTGGFAGGLFAVFVPPADYVAKFPSRQGDVHDPLAITEQQIAILQQLEAQSAGQAKICRSVSEIEHCMANGVLAMVMHIEGAEALDDELSQLDRWQQAGLRSIGPFWNLPNRFGFGISGSFPGSPDTGEGLTAAGKRLIAACNQRGLMIDLSHMNEKAFWQTAQLSDAPLVASHSNVHTLCPQPRNLTDAQLTAIAESDGLVGLNFGTSFLRSDGKRDGDMPLSVMVQHLDYLLEKLGENSVAFGSDFDGINLPDKIGDVTGLPHLLAALRTAGYNEPLLKKLCRDNWLRVLRKTWKE; encoded by the coding sequence ATGACAAATTCTTCTTCGATAACTCCCATCTTTGACGGTCACAACGATCTGCTGCTGCACCTGTGGCTGCATCACGCGGATAATCCCGCTGAAGCCTTTCTGCATCAGCGCCTGAGCGGCCACCTCGACCTCAACCGCATGCGTACAGGTGGTTTTGCCGGAGGGCTGTTTGCGGTGTTTGTGCCGCCTGCCGATTATGTAGCAAAATTCCCCAGCCGCCAGGGCGACGTGCACGATCCGCTGGCCATTACCGAACAGCAGATCGCTATCCTGCAACAGCTGGAAGCACAGTCAGCAGGGCAGGCGAAAATTTGCCGTAGCGTCAGTGAAATCGAACACTGCATGGCAAACGGCGTGCTGGCGATGGTAATGCATATCGAAGGCGCGGAAGCGCTGGATGATGAACTCAGTCAGCTGGATCGCTGGCAGCAGGCCGGCCTGCGCAGCATCGGGCCGTTCTGGAATCTGCCGAACCGCTTTGGCTTTGGTATCAGCGGCAGTTTCCCCGGCTCGCCGGATACCGGAGAAGGGCTGACCGCCGCCGGAAAGCGGCTGATCGCTGCCTGTAATCAGCGCGGCCTGATGATTGATCTGTCGCATATGAATGAAAAAGCCTTCTGGCAAACCGCACAGCTCAGTGACGCGCCGCTGGTTGCCAGCCACTCCAACGTCCACACATTGTGCCCCCAGCCGCGTAACCTGACAGATGCCCAGCTAACCGCGATTGCCGAAAGCGACGGACTGGTCGGGCTGAATTTCGGCACCTCTTTCCTGCGCAGCGATGGCAAACGTGATGGAGACATGCCCCTCAGCGTAATGGTGCAACATCTGGATTACCTGCTGGAAAAACTGGGGGAAAATAGCGTTGCCTTTGGATCAGACTTCGACGGTATCAATCTGCCCGATAAGATCGGCGATGTTACCGGGCTGCCGCATCTGCTGGCCGCGCTGCGCACGGCAGGCTATAACGAACCGCTGCTGAAAAAGCTATGTCGCGACAACTGGCTAAGGGTACTGCGAAAAACCTGGAAAGAATAA
- a CDS encoding ogr/Delta-like zinc finger family protein, with protein MMPCPICQHNSHARSSRILSSETKERYHQCQNLKCSCTFKSMESITGIVARPQEGGTQPASAPAVKATTSRRGS; from the coding sequence ATGATGCCATGCCCGATTTGCCAACATAACAGTCACGCCCGTTCCAGCCGTATTCTCAGCAGCGAAACCAAGGAGCGTTATCACCAGTGTCAGAACCTGAAATGTAGCTGCACCTTTAAATCGATGGAATCCATAACCGGTATTGTTGCCCGGCCGCAGGAAGGAGGTACACAGCCTGCTTCCGCGCCAGCGGTGAAAGCCACTACCAGCCGCCGTGGAAGCTAA
- a CDS encoding lysozyme: MNSTAKKCALLLVLALAATLPSFSSLRISSEGLQLLADAEGCRLSPYQCSAGVWTNGIGHTRGVTSVTEVNERQVAVNLIDDVQRVENGIARCMAVEMPQAVYDATVSFAFNVGVGAVCRSTFARLINQRQWQAACDQLRRWVYVAGVRNKGIEARRAAEYARCIKGVP, translated from the coding sequence ATGAATTCAACAGCTAAGAAGTGCGCGCTACTGCTGGTACTGGCGCTGGCGGCCACACTGCCTTCGTTCTCTTCTCTGCGCATCTCCAGCGAAGGGTTGCAGCTGCTGGCCGATGCTGAGGGCTGCCGTCTGTCGCCGTATCAGTGCAGTGCAGGCGTCTGGACAAATGGCATCGGACATACCCGTGGTGTGACGTCTGTAACCGAGGTCAATGAACGACAGGTGGCGGTAAACCTGATTGATGACGTACAGCGGGTGGAGAACGGTATTGCGCGCTGTATGGCGGTTGAGATGCCGCAGGCGGTGTACGACGCCACGGTCTCTTTTGCATTTAACGTCGGCGTTGGTGCAGTTTGCCGCTCTACGTTTGCCCGGCTGATTAATCAGCGGCAGTGGCAGGCGGCCTGCGATCAGCTCAGACGCTGGGTTTATGTGGCGGGCGTACGTAATAAAGGGATTGAAGCACGGCGCGCGGCAGAATATGCCCGGTGCATAAAGGGGGTGCCATGA
- the pqqB gene encoding pyrroloquinoline quinone biosynthesis protein PqqB, which yields MKIKVLGSAAGGGFPQWNCHCPNCQGVRDGSVTATARTQSSIAVSDNGIDWVLCNASPDICHQIAANPELHKQDVLRGTAIGSIILTDSQIDHCTGLLNLREGCPHSVWCTPEVHADLTSGFPIFTMLKHWNGGLIHHAIQPAEPFSVAVCPSLQFTAIPILSNAPPYSPYRGRPLPGHNIALMIENSASGKKLLYAPGLGEPDAALLALMAQADCLLIDGTLWQDNELATTGVGRNTGRDMGHLALGEEQGLMAVLSNLPAQRKILIHINNTNPILDESSAERQALTRRGIEVSYDGMSIEL from the coding sequence ATGAAAATCAAAGTTCTCGGCTCTGCTGCGGGTGGTGGTTTCCCTCAGTGGAACTGCCATTGCCCTAACTGCCAGGGTGTACGTGACGGCAGCGTAACGGCTACGGCGCGCACCCAGTCATCGATTGCGGTCAGCGATAACGGTATCGACTGGGTGCTGTGTAATGCCTCGCCCGATATCTGCCACCAGATTGCTGCCAATCCTGAACTGCACAAGCAGGACGTACTGCGCGGAACGGCGATAGGATCGATCATTCTCACCGACAGCCAGATCGATCACTGCACCGGCCTGCTTAACCTGCGCGAAGGCTGCCCGCATTCCGTATGGTGCACCCCGGAAGTGCACGCGGATCTGACCAGCGGCTTCCCGATCTTCACCATGCTAAAGCACTGGAACGGCGGGTTGATTCATCACGCTATCCAGCCTGCGGAGCCGTTTTCTGTGGCGGTCTGCCCGTCACTGCAATTCACGGCGATCCCGATCCTCAGCAATGCGCCACCTTATTCACCCTATCGCGGGCGTCCGCTGCCCGGCCACAATATCGCGCTGATGATCGAAAACAGCGCCAGCGGCAAAAAGCTGCTGTATGCGCCAGGCTTAGGTGAACCCGATGCGGCACTGCTGGCGCTGATGGCGCAGGCCGACTGCCTGCTGATTGACGGTACGCTGTGGCAGGATAATGAGCTGGCTACCACCGGCGTCGGTCGCAATACCGGGCGCGATATGGGCCATCTGGCGCTGGGTGAAGAGCAGGGCCTGATGGCGGTACTCAGTAATCTGCCGGCGCAGCGTAAAATCCTGATTCATATCAACAACACCAATCCGATCCTTGATGAATCCTCCGCAGAGCGCCAGGCGCTGACGCGGCGCGGCATCGAGGTCAGCTATGACGGCATGAGTATTGAACTATGA
- the pqqA gene encoding pyrroloquinoline quinone precursor peptide PqqA, which translates to MWTKPTFIDMRLGLEVTLYISNR; encoded by the coding sequence ATGTGGACTAAACCTACCTTTATCGATATGCGTCTGGGTCTGGAAGTTACTTTGTATATCTCCAACCGCTAA
- the pqqD gene encoding pyrroloquinoline quinone biosynthesis peptide chaperone PqqD yields MFRRGYRLQWEEVQNCHVILYPEGMAKLNDSATMILELVDGQRTLAEIILALNTRFPEAGGVDDDVKDFFAAAREQKWIIFREPA; encoded by the coding sequence ATGTTCCGCCGTGGCTATCGCCTGCAGTGGGAAGAAGTGCAGAACTGCCATGTGATCCTCTACCCGGAAGGAATGGCAAAACTCAACGACAGCGCCACGATGATCCTCGAACTGGTGGACGGTCAACGCACGCTGGCAGAGATTATTCTGGCGCTTAACACGCGCTTCCCGGAAGCGGGCGGCGTGGATGATGATGTAAAAGATTTCTTCGCCGCTGCGCGTGAACAGAAGTGGATTATTTTCCGTGAACCTGCCTGA
- the pqqF gene encoding pyrroloquinoline quinone biosynthesis protein PqqF: MQQQQRRLNNGLRVELISDPQATRASALFQVDVGSHHEPDAWPGLAHLLEHLLFAGSQAFQDQQRLMAWLPAQGGRLNATTLGSSTACFFECAPEILADALARLTDMLVAPLLAEQAIRQEVATIDAECRLLADHQDTLCDAALSAAFRPHPWQRFLTGNAEVFGNDTAALRAALQQFHQRYYHAGNITLWVQGPQSMDALWQLARQAGAAFPSGGVPPLPLPALIPDSSCDLALQLGGAPRLRLSFLLDRPGGLALLRQLLLDEAQGSLMAALREQEWCDDIRLLLPYRSAQQTVISIELVLVDAREAERAEALVQHWLMQLAAITAGQRAHYAQLARRQFFRLTVMDQLRERAFGFAPEQDREESGGLWFAQLSAAPVMRLWITNSQLAGRVQVQGLSLACQPQTRRVVQADAAGAVLSFFPQPHSHTLPLLPLRQAALAHHRPDEESSVLLLSPAGELPAPWGQILHIRLRALAAACIHQGGELVVSCQQGRWLIQLQGEAALMVSTLASINDLLGDISPAVIARGKRDYQRQQQVRHDDIAIRALLNALPEQLLSAHYPTAQAHPLTQPWCAVLEGGNHLLHQQLSCLLSDFPAAIAPAARTMPQPLPPPLHAVVATRSQESALLRFCPLVEESAACLAAWQLLAMIYQPLFFQRLRVELNIGYVVSCRFYQAAGQSGILFALQSPHLTTAQLSAHIDLFLAEIDATIATISAEIWWEKCQALLAEQHQMPAGVLEGSRHRWLLAQQNAPQPDLADLSALTPAVLWQYHQRLLADSQRAWHLVNHPCS; this comes from the coding sequence GTGCAGCAACAGCAGCGGCGCTTAAACAACGGCTTACGGGTGGAGTTGATATCCGACCCGCAGGCGACACGCGCTTCAGCGCTGTTTCAGGTGGATGTGGGCAGCCATCATGAACCTGATGCCTGGCCGGGGCTGGCGCATCTGCTGGAGCATCTGCTGTTTGCCGGAAGCCAGGCTTTTCAGGATCAGCAGCGTCTGATGGCCTGGCTGCCCGCCCAGGGGGGGAGGCTGAATGCCACCACCCTGGGCAGCAGTACCGCCTGTTTTTTCGAATGTGCCCCTGAAATACTGGCGGATGCGCTGGCGCGTCTGACGGATATGCTGGTGGCTCCGCTGCTTGCAGAGCAGGCGATTCGCCAGGAAGTTGCCACCATTGATGCTGAATGCCGCCTGCTGGCTGACCATCAGGATACGCTGTGCGATGCGGCACTCAGCGCTGCTTTCCGGCCCCATCCGTGGCAGCGTTTCCTGACGGGTAATGCAGAGGTTTTCGGCAACGATACCGCCGCCCTGCGTGCGGCCCTGCAACAGTTCCATCAGCGCTATTATCATGCCGGGAATATCACCCTGTGGGTGCAGGGGCCGCAGTCGATGGATGCGCTGTGGCAGCTGGCACGGCAGGCCGGCGCAGCATTCCCGTCTGGTGGCGTGCCGCCTCTGCCCCTGCCTGCGCTGATACCCGATTCTTCCTGCGATCTGGCTCTGCAACTCGGCGGTGCCCCGCGTCTGCGTCTCTCCTTCCTGCTTGATCGGCCGGGCGGGCTGGCGTTGTTGCGTCAGCTGCTGCTGGATGAAGCGCAAGGCAGCCTGATGGCGGCACTGCGCGAGCAGGAGTGGTGCGATGATATCCGCCTGCTGCTGCCCTATCGCAGCGCGCAACAAACGGTTATCTCCATTGAGCTGGTGCTGGTTGATGCCCGCGAAGCTGAACGCGCAGAAGCACTGGTGCAGCACTGGCTGATGCAGCTGGCGGCAATAACAGCAGGCCAGCGCGCTCACTATGCGCAGCTGGCCCGGCGTCAGTTTTTCCGGCTGACGGTAATGGATCAGCTGCGTGAGCGCGCCTTTGGTTTTGCCCCGGAGCAGGACAGGGAGGAGAGTGGGGGATTATGGTTTGCGCAGCTGTCCGCGGCTCCTGTGATGCGCCTGTGGATAACCAACAGCCAGCTGGCGGGGCGTGTGCAGGTGCAGGGCTTGTCGCTCGCCTGCCAGCCGCAGACGCGAAGGGTGGTGCAGGCCGATGCTGCCGGGGCGGTACTGAGCTTTTTCCCGCAGCCGCATTCGCATACTTTGCCGTTGCTGCCCCTTCGTCAGGCGGCGCTGGCTCATCATCGCCCTGATGAAGAGTCCAGCGTGCTGCTTCTCAGCCCGGCGGGTGAACTGCCTGCGCCCTGGGGGCAGATCCTGCATATCCGCCTGCGTGCGCTGGCGGCGGCCTGCATTCACCAGGGCGGTGAGCTGGTGGTCAGCTGTCAGCAGGGGCGCTGGCTGATTCAGTTACAGGGAGAGGCGGCGCTGATGGTCAGCACGCTGGCATCAATAAACGATCTGCTAGGGGATATTTCACCAGCGGTCATTGCGCGGGGTAAACGTGACTATCAGCGGCAACAGCAGGTGCGGCATGATGATATTGCCATCCGGGCACTCCTCAACGCACTGCCTGAGCAGTTATTGTCTGCGCACTATCCCACAGCGCAAGCGCATCCGCTGACGCAGCCTTGGTGCGCGGTGCTGGAAGGCGGTAACCACTTGCTGCATCAGCAGCTATCCTGCCTGCTGAGTGATTTCCCCGCTGCGATCGCTCCTGCTGCGCGTACCATGCCGCAGCCTCTGCCGCCGCCGCTGCACGCTGTAGTCGCCACCCGTAGCCAGGAATCGGCGTTGCTGCGCTTCTGCCCGCTGGTTGAGGAGAGCGCAGCCTGTCTGGCCGCCTGGCAACTGCTGGCAATGATTTACCAGCCGCTTTTTTTCCAGCGCCTGCGTGTGGAGCTGAATATTGGCTATGTGGTGAGCTGCCGTTTTTATCAGGCGGCAGGGCAGTCAGGGATCTTATTTGCCCTGCAATCGCCGCATCTCACCACCGCGCAGCTATCGGCTCATATTGATCTGTTTTTAGCGGAGATCGACGCCACTATCGCTACTATCAGCGCAGAAATATGGTGGGAAAAGTGTCAGGCACTGCTGGCAGAACAGCACCAGATGCCAGCAGGCGTGCTGGAGGGCAGTCGTCATCGCTGGCTGCTGGCACAGCAGAATGCACCACAGCCCGATCTTGCCGATCTGAGTGCGCTGACCCCCGCAGTGCTGTGGCAATATCATCAGCGCCTGCTGGCCGACAGTCAGCGAGCATGGCACCTTGTTAACCACCCCTGTTCCTGA
- the pqqE gene encoding pyrroloquinoline quinone biosynthesis protein PqqE — protein sequence MNLPDTAVKPPLWLLAELTYRCPLQCPYCSNPLDFAQQEKELTTAQWVEVFKQARAMGAVQIGFSGGEPLVRKDLPELIRAARDLGFYTNLITSGIGLTQKKIDAFAEAGLDHIQISFQASDEVLNAALAGSKKAFQQKLEMARAVKAHGYPMVLNFVLHRHNIDQIDRIIELCIELEADDVELATCQFYGWAQLNREGLLPTRDQIERAEAVVHRYREKMAASDNLANLLFVTPDYYEERPKGCMGGWGAIFLSVTPEGTALPCHSARQLPVQFPSVLEQSLQDIWFNSFGFNRYRGFDWMPEPCRSCSEKEKDFGGCRCQAFMLTGNADNADPVCSKSEHHHKILEAREQANCTNIQVSQLQFRNRANSERVNSQLIFKV from the coding sequence GTGAACCTGCCTGATACTGCCGTTAAACCGCCGCTGTGGCTGCTGGCCGAGCTGACCTACCGCTGCCCGTTGCAGTGTCCGTATTGCTCGAATCCGCTGGACTTTGCCCAGCAGGAAAAAGAGCTGACCACCGCTCAGTGGGTCGAAGTCTTTAAACAGGCACGAGCGATGGGCGCGGTGCAGATCGGCTTCTCTGGCGGTGAACCGCTGGTGCGTAAAGATCTGCCGGAGCTGATCCGCGCCGCACGGGATCTCGGTTTCTACACCAACCTGATCACCTCGGGGATCGGCCTGACGCAGAAGAAGATCGACGCCTTTGCTGAAGCCGGGTTAGATCATATTCAGATCAGCTTCCAGGCCAGCGATGAAGTGCTTAACGCGGCGCTGGCCGGATCCAAAAAAGCCTTCCAGCAGAAGCTGGAGATGGCGCGTGCGGTAAAAGCACATGGCTATCCGATGGTGCTTAACTTTGTGCTGCATCGTCATAATATCGACCAGATCGACCGCATTATCGAACTGTGCATTGAGCTGGAAGCGGATGACGTAGAGCTTGCCACCTGCCAGTTCTACGGCTGGGCGCAGCTCAACCGTGAAGGCCTGCTGCCAACCCGTGATCAGATTGAGCGTGCGGAAGCCGTGGTGCATCGCTACCGTGAAAAAATGGCCGCCAGCGATAACCTCGCTAACCTGCTGTTTGTTACGCCCGATTATTACGAAGAGCGGCCAAAAGGCTGCATGGGCGGCTGGGGAGCGATCTTCCTCAGCGTGACGCCGGAAGGCACCGCGCTGCCTTGCCACAGTGCGCGTCAGCTGCCAGTGCAGTTCCCCTCGGTGCTGGAGCAGAGTTTGCAGGATATCTGGTTTAACTCCTTTGGTTTTAACCGCTATCGCGGCTTTGACTGGATGCCGGAACCCTGCCGTTCCTGTTCAGAAAAAGAGAAGGATTTCGGCGGATGCCGCTGCCAGGCATTTATGCTGACTGGCAATGCGGATAATGCTGACCCGGTATGCAGCAAATCTGAACATCATCATAAAATTCTTGAAGCACGCGAACAGGCCAACTGCACCAACATCCAGGTCAGCCAGCTTCAGTTCCGCAACCGCGCTAACTCTGAGCGGGTGAATTCCCAGCTGATCTTCAAGGTCTGA
- the pqqC gene encoding pyrroloquinoline-quinone synthase PqqC has translation MSNPILMTPEQFEQALRDRGAYYHIHHPFHIAMHNGEATREQIQGWVANRFYYQTSIPLKDAAIMANCPDPLTRRKWVQRILDHDGQGDNDGGIEAWLRLGEAVGLDREVLLSERMVLPGVRFAVDAYVSFARRAVWQEAACSSLTELFAPQIHQSRLDSWPQHYTWIEAEGYGYFRGRLSQARRDVEHGLQLALEYCNTVEKQQRMLEILQFKLDILWTMLDAMTMAYALNRPPYHTVTDQPVWHQGKLL, from the coding sequence ATGAGCAATCCGATCCTGATGACCCCGGAACAGTTTGAACAGGCGCTGCGCGATCGCGGTGCTTATTACCATATCCATCATCCATTCCATATCGCCATGCACAACGGTGAAGCGACCCGCGAGCAGATCCAGGGCTGGGTGGCGAATCGCTTTTATTACCAGACCAGCATCCCGCTGAAGGATGCGGCGATTATGGCTAACTGCCCGGATCCGCTGACCCGACGTAAATGGGTGCAGCGTATTCTCGATCACGATGGTCAGGGCGATAACGATGGCGGAATTGAAGCCTGGCTGCGGCTGGGTGAAGCGGTTGGTCTTGATCGTGAGGTACTGCTTTCCGAACGGATGGTACTTCCCGGCGTGCGCTTCGCCGTGGATGCCTACGTCAGCTTTGCCCGCCGTGCGGTATGGCAGGAAGCAGCCTGTAGCTCGCTGACCGAACTGTTTGCACCGCAGATCCACCAGTCGCGCCTTGATAGCTGGCCGCAGCATTACACCTGGATTGAAGCAGAAGGTTACGGTTATTTCCGTGGTCGTCTCAGCCAGGCACGCCGCGACGTGGAGCACGGGCTACAGCTGGCGCTGGAGTACTGCAACACGGTAGAAAAACAGCAGCGGATGCTGGAAATTTTACAGTTCAAACTCGATATTCTGTGGACGATGCTGGATGCGATGACCATGGCTTACGCCCTCAACCGCCCGCCATACCACACCGTGACGGATCAGCCGGTCTGGCACCAAGGAAAACTGCTGTGA